In Ananas comosus cultivar F153 linkage group 10, ASM154086v1, whole genome shotgun sequence, the following proteins share a genomic window:
- the LOC109716120 gene encoding cytochrome P450 710A1-like, translating into MKLMEGCWFSVGLEGESVRRVIAGCGPYVVCLVGLVILAEQLSYHWKKGRLPGPQLVVPFLGSAVPMILDPTRFWAEQARRAESSGQGLSADFLVGRFIVFIRSTELSHKVFANVRPDAFHLIGHPFGKKLFGDHNLIYMFDQAHKDLRRRIAPNFTPRALATYAALQQRVILAHLRKWLALSSASASASEPISLRLLCRDMNLETSQTVFAGPYLSREARERFNRDYNLFNVGLMALPFDLPGSAFRRARLAVSRLTLAGAAAASKARMRAGAEPTCLVDFWMQNSLREIAEAEAEAEAADAEEVGGHLFDFLFAAQDASTSSLCWAVALLDAHPEVLARVRDEVAARWSPESGEPIPAEALREMRYTEAVAREVVRLRPPATMVPHIAGEPFPLTEWYTVPKGAIVFPSVYESSFQGFPDPARFDPDRFSDERQEDRVYKRNFLAFGAGPHQCVGQRYAINHLVLFIALFASLLDFKRNRTDGCDDIAYVPTIVPKDDCQVYLSQRCARFPSF; encoded by the exons atgaaGTTAATGGAGGGATGTTGGTTTAGTGTGGGTTTGGAGGGGGAGAGCGTACGGCGGGTGATCGCGGGATGCGGGCCGTACGTGGTGTGCTTGGTGGGGCTGGTGATTCTGGCGGAGCAGCTGTCGTACCATTGGAAGAAGGGGCGGCTGCCGGGGCCGCAGCTGGTGGTGCCGTTCCTGGGCAGCGCGGTGCCGATGATCCTCGACCCGACGCGGTTCTGGGCCGAGCAGGCCCGGCGGGCGGAGTCGTCTGGGCAGGGGCTGTCCGCCGACTTCCTGGTGGGCCGCTTCATCGTGTTCATCCGCTCCACCGAGCTGTCCCACAAGGTGTTCGCTAACGTCCGCCCCGACGCCTTCCACCTCATCGGCCACCCCTTCGGCAAGAAGCTCTTCGGCGACCACAACCTCATCTACATGTTCGACCAGGCCCACAAggacctccgccgccgcatcgCCCCCAACTTCACCCCCAGGGCCCTCGCCACCTACGCCGCCCTGCAGCAGCGCGTCATCCTCGCCCACCTCCGCAAATGGCTTgccctctcctccgcctccgcctccgcctccgagCCCATCTCCCTCCGCCTCCTCTGCCGCGACATGAACCTCGAGACCTCGCAGACCGTCTTCGCCGGGCCCTACCTCTCCCGCGAAGCCCGCGAGCGGTTCAACCGCGACTACAACCTCTTCAACGTCGGCCTCATGGCGCTCCCCTTCGACCTGCCCGGCTCCGCCTTCCGCCGCGCGCGTCTCGCCGTGTCGCGGCTC ACGCTcgcgggcgccgccgccgcgagcaAGGCGCGCATGCGCGCCGGCGCGGAGCCGACCTGCCTCGTCGACTTCTGGATGCAGAACTCGCTGCGGGAGATCGCggaagcggaggcggaggcggaggcggcggatgcCGAGGAGGTCGGGGGCCACCTGTTCGACTTCCTCTTCGCGGCGCAGGACGCGTCGACGTCGTCGCTGTGCTGGGCCGTGGCGCTGCTCGACGCGCACCCGGAGGTGCTGGCGCGCGTCCGGGACGAGGTGGCGGCGCGGTGGTCGCCCGAGTCCGGCGAGCCGATCCCCGCCGAGGCGCTCCGGGAGATGCGGTACACGGAGGCGGTGGCGCGGGAGGTGGTGCGGCTCCGCCCCCCGGCGACGATGGTGCCGCACATCGCGGGGGAGCCGTTCCCGCTCACGGAGTGGTACACGGTGCCCAAGGGGGCCATCGTGTTCCCCAGCGTGTACGAGTCCTCGTTCCAGGGGTTCCCCGACCCGGCCCGGTTCGACCCGGACCGGTTCTCGGACGAGAGGCAGGAGGACCGGGTGTACAAGCGCAACTTCCTGGCATTCGGCGCCGGGCCCCACCAGTGCGTGGGCCAGCGCTACGCCATCAACCACCTCGTGCTCTTCATCGCGCTCTTCGCCTCGCTCCTCGACTTCAAGCGCAACCGAACGGACGGCTGCGATGACATCGCCTACGTCCCCACCATCGTCCCCAAGGACGATTGCCAGGTGTACCTCTCCCAGCGGTGCGCCCGCTTCCCTTCCTTCTGA
- the LOC109716507 gene encoding uncharacterized protein LOC109716507 — protein MASTAVESVDRAMQEYCVVDLERIDVPEIDGALLMELLEDSCADADDDAEDDRLGGVIRSLEAEIGSNSGSMEIGDDESTTGPADGGLEAVLSDFDSFDGLRDAGYAVDEDPFGWAEMEVGTSAAMGGWYVGVEEGEGGVVEYEEEGREFDYGYGYGYGVVYYGEGMVEQTYSPLWG, from the coding sequence atgGCATCCACGGCTGTAGAGAGCGTGGACCGCGCCATGCAAGAGTACTGCGTCGTCGACCTCGAGCGAATCGACGTGCCGGAGATCGACGGCGCGCTTCTGATGGAACTGCTGGAGGACTCGTgcgccgacgccgacgacgacgccgaggACGACCGGCTCGGCGGCGTCATCCGGTCGCTGGAAGCGGAGATCGGGTCGAATTCCGGATCGATGGAGATCGGCGACGACGAGTCGACGACCGGCCCGGCCGACGGCGGATTGGAGGCCGTGCTATCGGATTTCGACAGCTTCGACGGGCTGAGAGACGCAGGTTACGCTGTCGACGAGGATCCATTTGGTTGGGCGGAGATGGAGGTGGGGACGAGCGCGGCGATGGGCGGGTGGTATGTGGGTGTAGAGGAGGGGGAGGGTGGGGTGGTGGAGTAtgaggaggaggggagagagTTTGATTATGGTTATGGTTATGGTTATGGAGTGGTTTACTATGGGGAGGGGATGGTGGAGCAAACGTATAGCCCTTTGTGGGGATAA
- the LOC109716618 gene encoding glutamate receptor 2.1-like: protein MLSEGREMALALPYVYLLCLILLLSGSAAALADSSNAGGGRIGAIVDCGSRAGREERVAVEMAIDDFRNRTGRSPALHVVDSAGDPVRAASAAISLINKQQVHALIGLRTWEEAAFVAEIGQRARVPILMFARTSPPSAAERWPFLVRVAPSQDAQMRAVAAVVSSWQWRRVTIIYEDVDYTATSIIPHLADALRNIGSEIDRRVAVPSSAATLTEKLEELKTGQCRVFVVHTSIHLAARLFATANEMNMMESSYVWIVTDGITSLLDSLNASTIAPMQGVLGVSNYFAPSSRVRDFNARFNARFRLRYPQEESKDPQFLPYLAYDTAWAVAMAMEKINPTNNNASKINRENSKDLIPIWVSSDGLKLSEYIRRSNFSGLNGQFYFVDGEFAPPRAFELVNVVGKSYRVLGFWSQELGFSKSMDQGEDYGSSMKVLGPVFWPGGPWTVPRGWAPPTSENPLKIAVPEKAVFPDFASVKYDQNPNEQLFEGFSIEVFRETVRRLPYDLPYKFVSFNGTYDCLMEHDHMKAYDVLVGDTSISSARYHYVEFSQPYTESGLVMVVPLRLKGTSRDWIFLKPFTAPMWGIILAIGLYNGLVVWIIERKYNSEFSGSFWNQLSTLIWISFTTLLSPGEKLQSNLSRVAMVVWLFVAVVLTTNYTASLSSLLTVQQLDLVTVESLKSSNAIVGCTGGSVVGKYLKEVLLFNPEHVKEMSTEEDFRKDLLSGEIKAAFLRISHAKLLLAKYCNEFTIVGPEYHVGGLGFVFPKGTPLLSDISQAILEIFETGMIQKLESEMLGSYNCSSATTDDSDEFKLSPGSFWGLFGITVFASTACLTVYGVFLHHKKRHTTRSGNSSDDLLAVVVDPSRPSSEKIDTVDLRGFSPDIDESLCTHFEIDCENQGTSAVDATMVVEDCAGTHQVIEESHT from the exons ATGCTGAGTGAAGGGAGAGAAATGGCTCTAGCTCTTCCTTACGTTTATTTGCTTTGCTTGATTCTGCTTTTGAGTGGAAGTGCGGCGGCGTTAGCCGATTCGAGTAATGCCGGCGGCGGCAGGATCGGCGCGATTGTCGACTGCGGGTCTCGCGccgggagggaggagagggtggCCGTGGAGATGGCCATTGATGACTTCCGTAATCGCACCGGCCGCAGCCCGGCTCTACATGTTGTGGACTCTGCGGGGGATCCTGTGCGCGCTGCGTCTGCCG CCATATCTCTCATCAACAAGCAGCAGGTGCACGCCCTCATCGGGCTACGAACATGGGAAGAAGCGGCGTTCGTCGCCGAGATCGGCCAACGAGCCCGTGTGCCGATCCTCATGTTCGCGAGGACGAGCCCCCCCTCCGCTGCCGAGCGCTGGCCCTTCCTCGTCCGCGTGGCGCCCAGCCAGGACGCGCAGATGCGCGCTGTCGCCGCCGTCGTCAGCTCCTGGCAGTGGCGGAGGGTCACCATCATCTACGAGGACGTCGACTACACCGCCACCAGCATCATTCCCCACCTCGCGGACGCACTTCGCAACATTGGCTCCGAGATCGACCGCCGCGTGGCCGTCCCTTCCTCCGCGGCAACCCTCACCGAGAAGCTCGAGGAGCTGAAGACCGGGCAGTGCCGCGTGTTCGTCGTCCACACGTCGATCCATCTCGCTGCTCG GTTATTCGCAACGGCAAATGAGATGAATATGATGGAGAGTTCTTACGTCTGGATAGTAACTGATGGAATAACAAGCCTCCTCGATTCGCTTAACGCGTCGACGATCGCGCCGATGCAAGGGGTTCTTGGTGTGAGCAACTACTTCGCTCCTAGCTCTCGGGTCCGCGATTTTAATGCGAGATTCAACGCGAGGTTTCGTTTAAGGTACCCACAAGAAGAGAGTAAAGACCCTCAGTTTTTGCCCTACTTGGCATATGACACAGCTTGGGCTGTGGCTATGGCAATGGAAAAGATTAACCCTACTAACAACAACGCATCAAAAATTAATAGGGAGAATTCGAAGGACTTGATCCCTATATGGGTTTCGTCGGATGGTTTGAAACTATCGGAATATATTCGTCGAAGTAATTTCTCCGGTTTAAATGGCCAATTCTATTTTGTAGACGGCGAGTTTGCTCCGCCAAGAGCTTTTGAGCTTGTGAATGTTGTAGGAAAAAGCTATAGAGTATTGGGGTTTTGGTCGCAAGAGCTTGGCTTCTCGAAGAGTATGGATCAAGGAGAGGATTATGGTTCATCGATGAAGGTGCTGGGCCCAGTTTTTTGGCCTGGGGGACCGTGGACTGTGCCAAGAGGTTGGGCTCCGCCGACAAGCGAAAACCCTCTGAAGATCGCGGTGCCGGAGAAGGCCGTGTTCCCGGATTTTGCGAGTGTTAAATATGATCAGAATCCGAACGAACAGCTCTTCGAAGGGTTCTCAATCGAGGTTTTTAGGGAGACTGTAAGGCGTTTGCCTTACGATTTGCCGTATAAGTTTGTCTCCTTCAATGGCACCTATGATTGTTTGATGGAGCATGATCATATGAAG GCCTACGATGTGTTAGTCGGCGATACATCGATCTCCTCGGCCCGGTACCACTATGTCGAGTTCTCGCAACCGTACACCGAGTCTGGGCTTGTAATGGTGGTGCCTCTAAGATTGAAAGGGACAAGCAGAGACTGGATATTCTTGAAGCCTTTTACAGCACCAATGTGGGGCATAATTCTAGCAATAGGTTTGTACAATGGTCTAGTCGTATGGATCATCGAGCGCAAATATAACAGCGAATTCAGCGGATCCTTTTGGAATCAATTGAGCACGCTAATTTGGATATCCTTCACCACACTTTTATCCCCAG GAGAGAAGCTGCAGAGCAATTTGTCCCGTGTGGCTATGGTGGTGTGGTTATTTGTGGCAGTGGTACTAACCACAAACTACACTGCGAGCCTTAGCTCACTTCTCACGGTTCAACAACTCGACCTTGTAACCGTGGAGTCACTGAAGAGTAGCAATGCGATTGTTGGGTGCACCGGAGGCTCGGTCGTCGGGAAATACTTGAAGGAAGTTTTACTCTTCAATCCAGAACATGTAAAGGAAATGTCGACCGAGGAGGACTTTCGTAAAGATCTACTAAGCGGCGAAATCAAAGCTGCTTTTCTTCGCATATCTCACGCGAAATTACTTCTCGCGAAATACTGCAACGAGTTCACGATAGTCGGCCCGGAGTACCATGTCGGAGGACTAGGCTTT GTGTTCCCCAAGGGCACTCCGCTCTTATCGGACATCTCTCAAGCGATCCTCGAAATCTTCGAGACCGGGATGATTCAGAAGCTCGAGAGTGAGATGCTTGGCTCCTACAACTGTTCGAGTGCTACGACGGATGACAGTGATGAGTTCAAGCTAAGTCCAGGGAGCTTTTGGGGGCTTTTCGGGATAACTGTTTTTGCATCTACCGCATGTTTGACGGTATACGGAGTGTTCTTGCACCATAAGAAGAGACACACTACACGCAGTGGAAATAGCTCGGATGATCTACTCGCAGTTGTTGTCGATCCCAGCAGGCCATCGTCGGAGAAAATTGATACGGTTGATTTGAGGGGATTCAGTCCGGATATTGATGAGTCGCTATGCACGCACTTCGAAATAGATTGTGAGAATCAGGGAACTAGTGCTGTGGATGCTACCATGGTAGTAGAAGATTGTGCAGGAACTCATCAAGTGATCGAAGAGTCTCACACTTGA